In Solea senegalensis isolate Sse05_10M linkage group LG6, IFAPA_SoseM_1, whole genome shotgun sequence, one genomic interval encodes:
- the LOC122770477 gene encoding S-methyl-5'-thioadenosine phosphorylase has protein sequence MASTVPIKIGIIGGSGLDDPDILEGRTELYVDTPYGKPSDALILGKIKNVECVLLARHGRQHTIMPSNVNFRANIWALREQGCTHLLVTTACGSLREEIQPGDIVIIDQFIDRTTKRAQTLYDGQPTSPAGVCHIPMAEPFCNRTREVLVEVARSLGVKCHVRGTMMTIEGPRFSSRAESLMFRQWGADVINMTTVPEVVLAKEAGICYASIAMATDYDCWKEHEEAVCVDNVLKTMKENANKASSILLTAIPQISQMDWAQTIKTLKSMAQSSVMLPKH, from the exons ATGGCTTCCACTGTTCCCATCAAG ATTGGTATAATTGGGGGTTCGGGACTTGATGATCCAGACATCTTGGAGGGAAGGACTGAGCTTTATGTTGATACACCGTATGGAAAG CCGTCTGATGCTCTGATActggggaaaataaaaaatgtggagTGTGTGCTCCTTGCGAG ACATGGAAGGCAACACACCATAATGCCATCCAATGTGAATTTCCGGGCCAACATTTGGGCACTGAGAGAACAGGGCTGCACACACCTGCTGGTTACCACGGCATGTGGCTCACTTCGGGAGGAGATTCAGCCAGGAGACATTGTAATCATTGATCAGTTCATTGACAG GACTACTAAGAGAGCTCAGACACTGTATGACGGACAGCCCACCAGTCCTGCAGGCGTGTGTCACATCCCCATGGCTGAGCCTTTCTGTAACAGAACTAGAGAG GTCTTGGTGGAGGTGGCGAGGAGTTTGGGCGTCAAGTGCCACGTGCGAGGGACCATGATGACGATCGAGGGGCCCCGCTTCTCCTCCAGGGCAGAGAGCCTGATGTTTCGCCAGTGGGGCGCTGATGTCATCAACATGACGACCGTGCCTGAGGTAGTCCTCGCCAAAGAGGCTGGCATTTGCTATGCCAGCATCGCCATGGCGACGGACTATGACTGTTGGAAGGAACATGAGGAGGCG GTCTGTGTTGACAACGTACTGAAGACGATGAAGGAGAACGCTAACAAAGCCAGCAGTATCCTGCTAACTGCAATACCGCAGATTAGTCAGATGGACTGGGCTCAGACAATAAAGACTTTGAAA TCGATGGCACAGTCTTCCGTAATGTTACCAAAACATTAA